A stretch of Oscillatoria sp. FACHB-1407 DNA encodes these proteins:
- a CDS encoding PAM68 family protein, producing the protein MSSDPQPDSKQESSSRDRLPFEPGKTRKSGDGSAKDKPEAKPTQTQPVKKTVSPIKKKESKQVDRSLTASAIPDTVSRRMVRRMALLCGVPTFLGMSTFFVSYFVVTQHLIELPNVAVVLVSMGFFGLGVLGLTYGVLSASWDEDIPGSVIGWSEFTTNLGRMTEAWRSNKKA; encoded by the coding sequence ATGTCGTCTGATCCCCAGCCCGATTCTAAGCAAGAGTCATCCAGTCGCGATCGCCTGCCGTTTGAACCTGGCAAAACCCGCAAATCGGGTGACGGCTCTGCCAAAGACAAACCTGAAGCTAAGCCTACTCAGACTCAACCCGTCAAAAAAACAGTATCGCCCATCAAAAAGAAAGAATCTAAACAGGTGGATCGATCGCTGACCGCATCGGCGATCCCTGACACTGTCAGTCGGCGAATGGTGCGACGGATGGCGTTGCTGTGTGGAGTTCCTACATTTTTAGGAATGTCTACCTTTTTCGTTAGCTACTTTGTGGTCACCCAGCACCTGATCGAGTTGCCCAATGTTGCAGTTGTGCTAGTCAGTATGGGCTTCTTTGGGCTGGGTGTACTGGGGCTAACCTATGGCGTGTTATCGGCTTCGTGGGATGAGGATATTCCGGGCAGTGTCATCGGCTGGTCAGAGTTCACCACCAATCTGGGTCGTATGACCGAAGCATGGCGGTCAAACAAAAAGGCTTAA
- the ruvA gene encoding Holliday junction branch migration protein RuvA: MISYLKGILAGIHRISPTRVMLTLEVNQIGYEVQVVPRLLQDVSAIGETIQVFTQLQVREDQMVLFGFASMAERDLFRQLISVSGVGPQLAVALLDTLGLQDLVQAIVTSNTRLLSRTPGVGTKTAERIALELKTKLAEWRMQSGLTTIPDAAPVATVQEDVEMTLLALGYTSGEIMQALRAVGQQKALAKNANAEEWIREAIAWLSQ, from the coding sequence ATGATTAGTTATCTCAAAGGCATCCTGGCAGGCATTCATCGTATCAGTCCTACGCGCGTCATGCTGACCCTGGAGGTTAACCAGATTGGCTACGAAGTGCAGGTCGTGCCTCGACTGTTGCAAGATGTGTCAGCGATCGGCGAAACCATTCAAGTCTTTACCCAGTTACAAGTGCGCGAAGATCAGATGGTGCTGTTTGGATTTGCATCCATGGCAGAGCGCGATCTGTTTCGGCAGTTAATCAGTGTCAGTGGGGTCGGTCCCCAGCTGGCAGTCGCTCTACTGGATACGTTGGGACTACAGGATCTGGTACAGGCGATCGTCACCAGCAACACACGTTTGCTCTCCCGGACACCAGGAGTAGGCACCAAGACCGCCGAACGCATTGCCCTGGAGTTGAAAACCAAGTTAGCCGAGTGGCGAATGCAATCTGGGCTAACCACAATCCCCGATGCGGCTCCAGTGGCGACTGTACAGGAGGATGTAGAGATGACGCTATTGGCACTGGGATACACCAGTGGGGAAATCATGCAAGCCTTACGAGCAGTGGGGCAACAAAAAGCCCTTGCCAAAAATGCTAACGCTGAAGAATGGATTCGGGAGGCGATCGCCTGGTTGAGTCAGTAA
- the rpsO gene encoding 30S ribosomal protein S15, producing the protein MALLQERKHEIISEYQIHETDTGSADVQVAMLTERINKLSAHLKGNKKDHASRRGLLKMIGQRKRLLAYILKQDQERYRALITRLGIRG; encoded by the coding sequence ATGGCACTGCTGCAAGAGCGCAAACACGAAATTATCTCTGAATACCAAATTCACGAAACCGATACTGGATCGGCTGATGTCCAGGTTGCGATGTTGACTGAGCGCATTAACAAGCTCAGTGCTCACCTCAAAGGCAACAAAAAAGATCACGCTTCTCGCCGTGGGCTATTGAAAATGATTGGTCAACGCAAACGGCTGTTGGCATACATTCTCAAGCAAGATCAAGAGCGGTATCGCGCCCTGATCACTCGTCTCGGCATTCGCGGCTAA
- a CDS encoding ABC transporter permease, producing MVEYRAELLFWVLSGSLPLILMGVWIEAAQEGQFGLSPLEFTRYFLAVFLVRQFSVVWVVWEFEREIVEGKLSFRLLQPLDPGWHHFASHFAERFARLPFAIILVVLFFLLYPQALWTPSLPSLLLCLVAVFLAFTLRFMMQYTSAMFAFWTERASAIEQFWFLLYLFLSGMVAPLEIFPPLLREIVQWTPFPYMIYFPASILVGLPVNIGQGILVTLGWIAVFFVLNRWLWRRGLKQYSGMGA from the coding sequence ATGGTGGAATATCGTGCCGAACTTCTGTTTTGGGTGCTTTCGGGGAGCTTACCCCTGATCCTCATGGGAGTTTGGATTGAGGCAGCTCAAGAGGGTCAGTTTGGCTTGTCTCCCCTGGAGTTTACCCGCTATTTTCTTGCCGTTTTTCTAGTCCGGCAGTTTAGCGTCGTTTGGGTCGTGTGGGAGTTTGAGCGAGAGATTGTAGAAGGAAAGCTTTCCTTCCGCCTGTTGCAGCCGCTTGATCCGGGTTGGCATCATTTCGCCTCTCACTTTGCCGAACGATTTGCCCGATTGCCCTTCGCTATTATTCTGGTGGTTCTATTCTTTCTGCTCTATCCTCAGGCTCTCTGGACGCCGAGTTTGCCGAGCCTTTTGCTCTGCTTAGTCGCCGTTTTTTTGGCGTTCACGTTGCGGTTTATGATGCAATACACCTCCGCGATGTTTGCCTTCTGGACGGAGCGAGCCAGCGCGATCGAGCAGTTTTGGTTCCTGCTCTATCTGTTTCTTTCGGGTATGGTTGCCCCACTGGAAATTTTTCCGCCACTGTTGCGCGAAATTGTCCAGTGGACACCGTTTCCCTACATGATTTATTTCCCTGCCAGTATCCTGGTGGGGTTACCCGTCAACATTGGGCAGGGAATTTTGGTGACACTGGGTTGGATTGCCGTTTTCTTTGTCCTGAATCGCTGGCTTTGGCGACGCGGACTTAAACAATATTCAGGAATGGGTGCTTAA
- a CDS encoding SDR family NAD(P)-dependent oxidoreductase, which translates to MASTVVITGASQGIGKAIAQKFAGEGYNVVLSARQSDRLEAVTQDLKTSGYEALAISTDVKDPEQVKNLIQRAIAHYGAIDVLINNAGIYLSGPVEEFSLDDWHQAIDTNLWGYVHTIHAILPHLLERGKGTIVNLGSIGGKVPVPYLVPYTTTKFAVTGLTQALQAELSVKGIQVCGIYPNLIKTDFLERAIFRGKDAEDERDRRRQVEQLLEVPFVEKPEDVVKAVWEAVTQNRDEVVVGSAKISLASHNFLPGIVQWMMRKAFRNKDQDQPIAS; encoded by the coding sequence ATGGCTTCTACTGTAGTAATTACCGGAGCATCGCAAGGAATTGGTAAAGCGATCGCCCAAAAGTTTGCCGGAGAGGGGTACAACGTCGTTTTATCGGCACGCCAAAGCGATCGCCTGGAAGCGGTGACGCAAGACCTGAAAACCTCTGGCTACGAAGCATTAGCCATTTCCACCGATGTCAAAGATCCAGAGCAGGTCAAGAATCTGATTCAGCGGGCGATCGCTCACTATGGGGCGATCGACGTGCTGATCAACAATGCGGGCATCTATCTCTCTGGTCCAGTTGAGGAATTTTCGTTGGACGACTGGCATCAGGCGATCGACACCAACCTGTGGGGGTATGTCCACACTATTCACGCCATTCTGCCGCACCTGCTGGAGCGGGGCAAAGGCACGATCGTCAACCTGGGTTCCATCGGGGGCAAAGTACCTGTACCCTATCTGGTGCCCTACACCACAACTAAATTTGCAGTTACCGGGCTGACTCAGGCTCTACAAGCGGAGCTATCGGTTAAAGGCATCCAGGTTTGCGGCATCTATCCCAACCTGATCAAAACTGATTTCCTGGAGCGAGCCATTTTTCGGGGCAAAGACGCAGAGGATGAGCGCGATCGCCGCCGCCAGGTTGAGCAATTGCTGGAAGTTCCTTTTGTAGAGAAGCCAGAGGATGTTGTTAAGGCTGTCTGGGAAGCTGTAACCCAAAATCGGGATGAAGTGGTCGTTGGGTCTGCAAAAATCTCATTGGCTTCTCACAATTTCCTGCCGGGAATTGTGCAGTGGATGATGCGAAAAGCTTTCCGCAATAAGGATCAGGATCAGCCGATCGCTTCCTAA
- the xth gene encoding exodeoxyribonuclease III yields the protein MKIATWNVNSIRMRLDHTTQWLRDNPVNVLCVQETKVENKDFPLAAFTELGYFAYVHGQKSYNGVALLSQTPLLDVKMGFAPVLGEELVADLDDQKRVIMGVLDEVCIVNLYVPNGSSVGSEKYEYKLRWLGVLRDYLKALLTQYPNLLVCGDFNIALEDRDIHDPTGREKEVMATDAEREALRAVLELGLADAFRKFNQEEGQFSWWDYRAAAFRRNLGWRIDHHYLSPPLYEQAKSCVIDKAPRKLEKPSDHTPVVVEI from the coding sequence ATGAAGATTGCTACCTGGAATGTCAATTCCATACGGATGCGCCTGGATCACACGACTCAATGGTTGCGAGATAACCCTGTGAATGTGTTGTGTGTTCAGGAAACCAAAGTTGAAAATAAAGACTTCCCTTTGGCTGCTTTCACTGAATTAGGCTATTTTGCCTACGTTCATGGGCAAAAGTCTTACAACGGGGTGGCCTTGCTTAGCCAGACTCCATTACTCGATGTCAAGATGGGTTTTGCTCCGGTACTGGGGGAGGAGTTAGTTGCTGATTTAGACGATCAGAAACGAGTCATTATGGGTGTGTTGGATGAGGTCTGCATTGTCAATCTCTATGTCCCCAATGGCTCATCGGTTGGCAGTGAGAAATATGAGTATAAGCTGCGATGGCTGGGGGTTTTGCGCGACTATCTCAAAGCTCTTTTGACGCAATATCCCAATTTATTAGTTTGTGGTGATTTCAACATTGCCCTGGAAGACCGCGACATCCACGACCCCACGGGACGGGAAAAAGAAGTCATGGCGACGGATGCGGAACGTGAAGCACTCCGTGCTGTTCTGGAACTGGGTTTGGCAGATGCATTTCGCAAATTTAATCAAGAGGAGGGACAGTTTAGCTGGTGGGATTATCGGGCGGCTGCCTTCCGTCGCAATCTGGGTTGGCGAATTGATCACCATTACCTATCGCCTCCACTCTACGAGCAAGCCAAAAGTTGTGTGATTGATAAAGCTCCTCGCAAGCTAGAGAAACCGAGCGACCATACCCCTGTTGTGGTGGAAATTTAG
- a CDS encoding MFS transporter, with the protein MRFLVQKFLDWLPQLDYRVWILIAGRSLSQLGTGFTLFYASIFFVNQVGLSATAVGVGIGSASISGIVGRILGGTFADSPQWGRRPTLLLSSAISTLAAVVLSIATTFPLFLLGNLLMGFGVGLYWPSTEAVVADLTQADQRNEAYALTRLGDNLGLGLGVVLGGALITLTGAYRALFVVDAISFAIFFVVVYRAIAETRDPNQPHPPMLKGWVRALSDRILLIYVTVNILFTTYLSQMESALPLYFTNFVSRHTEAAGFAPGTLTLLFSWYMGLTVVTQLPIARRLNRFSRPRVLILSALAWGIGFILIWVTGTTAMGQLLWAMAGLGTMAIATAAYTPAASSLVITLAPDSLRGVYLAVNSLCWALGYFIGPTVGGWAMDQSQAIADGFWVVSALSVVVAIGILQYLDRLLRRAYPVQ; encoded by the coding sequence ATGCGCTTTTTGGTTCAAAAATTTTTGGATTGGTTGCCCCAACTTGACTATCGCGTTTGGATCTTAATCGCTGGGCGATCGCTCTCTCAATTAGGCACCGGATTCACCTTATTCTATGCTTCTATCTTTTTTGTAAATCAAGTGGGGTTATCTGCCACAGCTGTAGGCGTAGGGATCGGCAGCGCGTCTATCAGCGGTATTGTCGGTCGAATTCTGGGAGGCACGTTTGCCGATTCGCCCCAATGGGGACGACGCCCCACCTTGTTGCTGTCGTCAGCCATTTCCACCCTCGCAGCGGTTGTCCTATCTATCGCTACCACCTTTCCCCTATTCTTGCTGGGAAATCTGCTGATGGGATTTGGTGTGGGGTTGTATTGGCCTTCAACAGAAGCAGTGGTGGCAGACCTGACCCAAGCCGATCAACGCAACGAAGCCTATGCTCTGACCCGTCTTGGAGACAATTTGGGGTTGGGGTTGGGGGTCGTGTTAGGTGGGGCACTGATCACACTAACCGGAGCTTACCGTGCGCTGTTTGTCGTGGATGCGATTTCCTTTGCGATCTTCTTTGTGGTTGTCTATCGGGCGATCGCGGAAACCCGTGACCCCAATCAGCCTCATCCTCCGATGCTCAAAGGATGGGTAAGGGCTCTGAGCGATCGCATTTTGCTAATCTACGTGACGGTCAATATTCTGTTTACGACTTACCTGTCGCAAATGGAGAGTGCCTTACCGCTCTACTTTACCAACTTTGTCTCCCGACACACTGAAGCAGCAGGCTTTGCCCCCGGTACGCTCACCCTGCTATTTAGCTGGTACATGGGCTTGACTGTTGTCACTCAACTGCCAATCGCTCGCAGGCTCAACCGCTTTAGTCGTCCCAGAGTGTTAATTTTGTCGGCTTTGGCATGGGGCATTGGCTTTATTTTGATTTGGGTTACGGGCACGACTGCGATGGGGCAACTGCTTTGGGCAATGGCAGGGTTGGGAACGATGGCGATCGCTACGGCAGCTTACACGCCTGCGGCGTCCTCACTGGTGATTACCCTCGCTCCTGATTCATTGCGTGGCGTTTATCTGGCGGTTAACTCTCTGTGTTGGGCGTTGGGCTATTTTATTGGTCCCACCGTGGGTGGTTGGGCAATGGATCAGTCTCAGGCGATCGCAGATGGATTCTGGGTAGTCTCAGCCCTGAGTGTTGTAGTCGCTATTGGCATTCTGCAATACCTCGATCGCCTCTTACGACGAGCCTACCCCGTACAATAA
- a CDS encoding ABC transporter ATP-binding protein, whose protein sequence is MSIITVANLSKAYPVAIKEPGIKGTLTHFFRRTYRSISAVQDVSFTIDAGEIVGFLGPNGAGKTTTLKMLTGLIHPSQGNVTVAGHIPFRRDPAFLKKITLVMGQKQQLLWDLPALDSLRINAAVYNITDAEFRNRVGELAEMLSLQEKLTQPVRKLSLGERMKAELLAALIHHPQVLFLDEPTLGLDVNAQVSVREFLREYNQRYQATVLLTSHYMADITALCQRVLMIHQGRLIYDGSLEGLLDRFAPCREITVELARVRSPLDLQAYGDLQSVDGRVAHFIVPQEKLTQTIAHLLANLEVVDMTVTDPPVEDVIGRVFQAGVVS, encoded by the coding sequence ATGTCAATCATCACTGTTGCAAACCTCAGCAAAGCGTATCCGGTCGCCATTAAAGAACCGGGTATTAAGGGTACGCTGACTCACTTTTTCCGGCGCACCTACCGTTCGATCTCAGCGGTTCAAGATGTTTCGTTCACGATCGACGCAGGTGAAATAGTTGGGTTCCTGGGACCCAACGGTGCCGGAAAAACCACCACATTAAAGATGCTAACGGGGTTAATTCATCCCAGCCAGGGCAATGTGACTGTTGCTGGACACATCCCATTTCGACGTGATCCCGCTTTTCTCAAAAAAATCACCCTGGTGATGGGGCAAAAACAACAACTCCTCTGGGATCTGCCTGCGCTCGACTCACTGCGAATTAATGCAGCCGTTTACAACATTACCGATGCAGAGTTTCGTAATCGAGTTGGCGAACTGGCTGAGATGCTTTCATTGCAGGAGAAGTTGACCCAACCCGTGCGTAAGCTATCGCTCGGTGAGCGGATGAAAGCCGAACTGCTGGCTGCGCTGATTCACCATCCTCAGGTGTTGTTTCTAGATGAACCAACTCTGGGGCTTGATGTCAACGCACAGGTTAGCGTCCGCGAATTTTTGCGGGAATATAACCAGCGGTATCAAGCGACCGTATTACTGACCAGCCACTATATGGCAGATATCACGGCACTCTGTCAGCGGGTGTTGATGATTCATCAAGGACGATTGATCTATGACGGCAGCTTAGAGGGCTTGTTGGATCGCTTTGCTCCCTGTCGCGAGATCACCGTTGAACTGGCACGGGTGCGATCGCCCCTCGATTTACAGGCATACGGTGATTTACAGTCGGTTGATGGTCGAGTTGCACACTTCATCGTTCCTCAAGAGAAACTGACCCAAACGATCGCTCACCTGCTTGCCAATCTGGAAGTCGTGGACATGACGGTGACGGATCCCCCAGTGGAAGATGTGATTGGACGTGTGTTCCAGGCAGGGGTGGTGTCGTGA